Proteins encoded in a region of the Canis lupus familiaris isolate Mischka breed German Shepherd chromosome 1, alternate assembly UU_Cfam_GSD_1.0, whole genome shotgun sequence genome:
- the AKAP12 gene encoding A-kinase anchor protein 12 isoform X1, with protein MPWWSNLCFGQRESEDVSERDSEKDMAAGSVVVQDITKDGQEEMPETIEQIPSSESNLEELIQPTEAQANDVGFKKVFKFVGFKFTVKKDKTEKSDTVQLLTVKKDEGEGVGGADGAGDHQEPSQETGEATAKESELKQSTEKPEETLKSEQSSTQISLQAESGQAAEEGKDEGEEKQKEPTKSPDSPTSPVASETASPFKKFFTQGWAGWRKKTSFRKPKEDELEASEKKKEQEPEKVDTEGQEKTEDSPEKLAAPEQAHPPEPTDSANAARLSAEYEKVELPSEDQVQGPPEEKPAPLATEVFDDKVEIVAEVHVSMTEKTEEQRAEVEEVVEPLPSEKVAETPAEELVKTKDVCAPGGDHTRPSDLSPDDKVTTAHPEGVVSEVDMLSSQERIKVQGSPLKKLFTSTGLKKLSGKKQKGKRGGGDEESGEHHQVAAESPDSTDEQKGESSASSPEEPEEITCLEKGIADAHQDGEAEEGAVSDGEKKREGVTPWASFKKMVTPKKRVRRLSESDKEDELDKVKSATLSSTESAASELQEEAKGNGEEQKPEEPKRKVDTSVSWEALICVGSSKKRARKASSSDDEGEPKAVGGDSQKPDDAGKDKETGPDAALAGSQEHDQGPGSSSPEQAGSPTEGEGVSTWESFKRLVTPRKKSKSKLEEKSEESVTGSGVEHSASDAEPGKEESWVSIKKFIPGRRKKRSDGKPEQTAVEDAGPAEVNEEDSDVPAVVPLSEYDAVEREKIEAQQAQKSEEQPEQKAAVSVSEELSTDLVRGVTVTVLDGARALTNVEERSPSWISASVTEPLDETEDEAKPLTEDVFEGEVLAEETSVTKPLPEGQDAIDDTVVSEAELTSEAVTAAEATGALCAEEAAEASGAEETADMVSAVSQLTDSPDTTEVATPVQEVEGGVPRLEDQERRTQEVLQAVAEKVREESPLPDTRGPEDTTRTTRGVEAEIPEKVEEAEEDSQRQDLKKETEVALEERAQETKPETLAQGEVIVQATPESLEKVPQVTDSVESSELRTTCQAETLVGATSESILEQAVAPDSAETLTDSETNGSTPVADFEALHVTQPEQIPGMHEGPEVASGAPPQVTEAEAVPAPEEGPPAPSTFPSEEEDKGHSKMEEILERTDKEVSVEAVPTLSKTDVIEEEGQFADRESKDEALVDGPDVTAAPETTISQEETSDLALQDEATEDPEFQKKEDDTEVQSRTPSPSPVGRELVVQVEKEEIEAKPTQATEEELEQKPTVTVSEELSKELVQTVRVAVIDGEKEVTIWEESCPQLVEEAAVCTEVQVQSSEPLPLTAAVVEEKVLGEAVKSVDASETLEPAGAHLAPEEESSTKDEGLTAQPGAVEVPTGTEARPEPGPGTAPGTAPGTASAEPDGGTSAAPEGEKTTPQRQTSEEEDGPAACQEVPAREEDLKAENDLSKLQTESSKLVQNVIQTVVGQLGGAEETAADLQTQAQPLTADGQEASSEARPHVETEGGELQASAPDGTHTVDAKEEPPLTAVEQTPSEVSEASEAVSEAPEKITAIEVESSSVHDQQLEEAALPSEEKKETARTEPVPEDCDGAGSEGRIEESLFESQEDKKGDEVDDPESHHSCSPLEDSEAPGDVSQEAPDTDGPTGKKKEGGQEVEFQEAKVHSEPEDEIQTQTRDETQKQEGEPAKSEPTGS; from the exons ATGCCCTGGTGGAGTAACCTTTGCT TTGGACAGAGAGAGTCTGAAGATGTGAGTGAAAGAGACTCAGAAAAAGACATGGCTGCTGGTTCCGTAGTTGTTCAGGACATCACAAAGGATGGGCAGGAGGAGATGCCTGAGACCATCGAACAGATTCCTTCTTCAGAAAGCAATTTAGAAGAGCTGATACAACCTACTGAGGCCCAGGCTAATGATGTTGGATTTAAGAAGGTGTTTAAGTTTGTCGGCTTTAAATTCACTGTAAAAAAGGATAAGACCGAGAAGTCTGACACTGTCCAGCTACTCACTGTCAAAAAAGATGAAGGTGaaggagtgggaggagcagatgggGCTGGTGACCACCAGGAGCCCAGCCAGGAGACTGGAGAAGCAACAGCCAAAGAAAGTGAACTGAAACAATCCACAGAGAAACCTGAAGAAACCCTTAAAAGTGAGCAAAGCAGCACACAAATTTCTCTTCAGGCTGAGTCTGGTCAAGCAGCAGAAGAAGGCAAAGATGAAGgcgaagaaaagcagaaagaaccCACCAAATCTCCAGACTCTCCCACTAGTCCAGTGGCCAGTGAAACAGCGTCACCCTTCAAAAAATTCTTCACTCAAGGTTGGGCCGGCTGGAGAAAAAAGACCAGTTTCAGGAAGCCTAAGGAGGATGAGCTGGAAgcttcagagaagaaaaaggagcaaGAGCCAGAAAAAGTAGACACAGAAGGACAGGAAAAGACCGAAGATTCCCCTGAGAAGTTGGCTGCCCCTGAACAGGCGCACCCACCGGAGCCCACCGACAGTGCTAACGCGGCCAGATTGTCAGCGGAATATGAAAAAGTGGAGCTGCCCTCTGAAGATCAAGTGCAGGGACCTCCTGAAGAGAAACCTGCCCCTTTAGCAACAGAAGTATTTGATGATAAAGTCGAGATTGTTGCCGAAGTCCACGTTAGCATGACAGAGAAGACCGAAGAGCAGAGAGCTGAGGTAGAAGAAGTAGTAGAGCCCTTACCATCTGAAAAAGTGGCGGAAACACCTGCTGAGGAGCTGGTGAAGACCAAAGACGTGTGCGCCCCTGGAGGGGACCACACCCGGCCAAGCGACCTAAGCCCCGATGACAAAGTGACGACTGCACACCCTGAGGGCGTCGTGAGTGAAGTGGACATGCTGTCCTCGCAAGAGAGAATAAAGGTGCAAGGAAGCcctttaaagaaactttttacTAGCACTGGCTTAAAAAAGCTttctggaaagaaacagaaagggaaaagaggaggaggggatgaaGAGTCGGGGGAACACCATCAAGTTGCAGCAGAGTCTCCAGACAGTACAGATGAACAGAAGGGCGAGAGCTCCGCTTCATCCCCTGAGGAACCAGAGGAGATTACGTGTCTGGAGAAAGGCATCGCGGACGCCCACCAGGATGGCGAAGCTGAGGAAGGAGCTGTTTCTgatggggaaaagaagagagaaggtgtTACTCCCTGGGCGTCTTTCAAGAAGATGGTGACGCCCAAGAAACGCGTTAGGCGGCTTTCAGAGAGTGATAAAGAAGATGAATTGGATAAAGTCAAGAGTGCCACCTTGTCTTCCACGGAGAGCGCGGCCTCTGAGTTGCAGGAGGAAGcgaaaggaaatggagaagagcAGAAACCAGAAGAACCGAAGCGCAAAGTTGACACTTCGGTATCTTGGGAAGCTTTAATTTGTGTGGGATCATCcaagaaaagagcaagaaaagcaTCATCTTCTGATGATGAAGGGGAACCAAAAGCCGTGGGAGGAGACAGCCAGAAACCAGATGATgcaggaaaagacaaagaaaccgGACCAGACGCTGCCCTTGCTGGTTCCCAAGAACATGATCAAGGGCCAGGAAGCTCCTCACCTGAGCAAGCTGGAAGCCCCACCGAAGGGGAGGGAGTTTCCACCTGGGAGTCCTTTAAACGATTAGTCACTCCAAGGAAAAAATCGAAGTCAAAACTGGAAGAGAAAAGTGAAGAGTCTGTAACTGGGTCTGGTGTAGAACATTCAGCTTCAGATGCAGAACCTGGGAAAGAAGAGTCTTGGGTTTCGATTAAGAAATTCATTCCCGGACGACGGAAGAAAAGGTCCGATGGGAAACCAGAACAAACCGCTGTGGAAGACGCAGGACCAGCAGAGGTCAATGAAGAGGATTCCGATGTCCCGGCCGTGGTTCCCCTGTCCGAGTATGATGCagtagaaagggagaaaatcGAAGCCCAGCAGGCCCAAAAAAGTGAGGAGCAGCCTGAGCAGAAGGCCGCTGTTTCTGTGTCAGAGGAGCTCAGTACGGATCTGGTACGTGGGGTCACGGTGACTGTCCTTGACGGGGCAAGGGCTCTTACCAATGTGGAAGAAAGGTCGCCATCTTGGATATCCGCTTCGGTGACAGAGCCTCTTGACGAAACGGAAGATGAAGCCAAACCCCTAACCGAGGACGTGTTTGAAGGAGAAGTCCTTGCAGAGGAAACCTCTGTTACCAAACCTCTACCAGAGGGTCAAGATGCCATTGATGACACAGTCGTGAGTGAGGCGGAATTAACTTCGGAAGCTGTGACAGCCGCGGAAGCTACCGGGGCCCTTTGTGCTGAAGAAGCAGCAGAGGCATCTGGTGCTGAAGAGACCGCCGACATGGTGTCCGCTGTTTCTCAGCTAACGGACTCTCCAGACACCACAGAGGTAGCAACGCCTGTTCAGGAGGTGGAAGGTGGCGTACCACGCCTCGAAGACCAAGAGAGGCGGACTCAAGAGGTCCTGCAGGCAGTTGcagaaaaagtgagagaagaaTCACCACTGCCTGACACCAGAGGGCCAGAAGACACCACTCGGACAACGCGGGGAGTAGAAGCCGAGATACCAGAGAAGGTGGAGGAAGCGGAAGAGGATTCACAAAGGCAAGACCTGAAGAAAGAGACGGAGGTAGCGCTGGAAGAACGTGCACAAGAAACTAAACCTGAGACTTTGGCACAAGGGGAAGTAATCGTACAGGCCACCCCAGAAAGCTTGGAGAAAGTTCCTCAAGTCACAGACAGCGTGGAGTCCAGTGAGCTTAGAACCACTTGTCAAGCTGAAACCCTGGTTGGGGCAACATCAGAATCGATTCTGGAACAGGCTGTTGCCCCGGACTCAGCTGAAACCCTCACAGACAGCGAGACCAACGGGAGCACCCCAGTAGCTGATTTTGAAGCTCTCCATGTAACACAACCAGAGCAGATCCCGGGGATGCACGAAGGTCCTGAGGTTGCATCGGGCGCACCGCCCCAGGTCACAGAAGCAGAGGCAGTTCCTGCACCCGAAGAGGGGCCTCCAGCACCTTCTACTTTCCCATCCGAAGAAGAAGATAAAGGACATTCAAAAATGGAAGAGATTCTAGAACGCACGGACAAAGAGGTATCGGTGGAAGCTGTACCCACTCTTTCAAAGACCGACGTGATAGAAGAGGAAGGCCAGTTCGCCGATAGGGAAAGCAAAGACGAAGCTCTCGTCGACGGCCCTGATGTGACAGCGGCCCCTGAAACAACCATCAGTCAGGAAGAGACGAGTGACCTTGCCCTTCAAGATGAAGCTACTGAAGACCCCGAATTTCAGAAGAAGGAGGATGATACCGAAGTCCAGAGCCGTACACCCTCTCCCAGCCCGGTGGGGAGGGAGCTGGTAGTTCAagtagaaaaggaggaaatagaagcaAAGCCAACCCAAGCCACCGAAGAAGAACTTGAGCAAAAACCCACCGTGACCGTCTCTGAGGAGCTTAGCAAGGAACTGGTGCAGACAGTTAGGGTGGCCGTCATCGACGGGGAAAAGGAGGTTACCATTTGGGAAGAAAGTTGTCCGCAGCTAGTTGAAGAGGCAGCGGTATGCACAGAAGTCCAAGTGCAGAGCTCTGAACCGTTACCTCTAACAGCCGCAGTGGTGGAGGAGAAGGTCTTGGGAGAAGCTGTCAAGAGTGTAGATGCCAGTGAGACCCTGGAACCTGCGGGCGCACATTTAGCCCCAGAAGAAGAATCCTCCACAAAGGATGAAGGCCTGACGGCCCAGCCAGGGGCGGTCGAGGTGCCCACGGGGACTGAGGCTCGGCCGGAACCTGGACCGGGAACTGCCCCGGGAACTGCCCCGGGAACCGCATCAGCTGAGCCTGACGGAGGCACGAGCGCTGCCCCGGAAGGAGAGAAAACCACCCCCCAGAGACAGACCTCAGAGGAAGAGGACGGGCCGGCTGCTTGCCAGGAAGTCCCGGCAAGAGAGGAGGATCTAAAGGCTGAAAACGACCTCTCGAAACTTCAGACCGAGAGTAGTAAACTTGTACAGAATGTGATCCAGACAGTTGTTGGTCAGTTAGGAGGCGCGGAAGAAACAGCCGCGGACCTCCAGACCCAGGCTCAGCCGCTGACGGCGGACGGCCAGGAGGCCAGCTCGGAGGCCAGGCCGCACGTTGAGACGGAAGGAGGCGAGCTTCAGGCCTCTGCACCAGATGGAACCCACACTGTTGACGCCAAAGAAGAACCCCCACTAACCGCCGTGGAGCAGACCCCTTCTGAGGTTTCTGAAGCCTCGGAAGCTGTGAGTGAAGCTCCAGAAAAGATCACAGCCATCGAGGTAGAAAGTTCAAGCGTCCATGACCAGCAGCTTGAAGAGGCAGCTCTCCcatctgaagaaaagaaagaaacagccaGAACCGAGCCTGTCCCAGAAGATTGTGATGGTGCCGGGTCAGAAGGAAGGATAGAGGAGTCGCTCTTTGAATCCCAAGAAGATAAAAAAGGTGATGAGGTTGATGACCCTGAGAGCCACCACTCGTGCTCACCCCTGGAAGATTCTGAGGCCCCAGGAGACGTAAGCCAAGAGGCCCCGGACACGGATGGACCAACAGGCAAAAAGAAGGAAGGTGGCCAGGAAGTAGAATTCCAGGAAGCCAAAGTCCACAGCGAGCCAGAAGATGAGATTCAAACCCAAACACGGGACGAGACACAGAAACAAGAGGGAGAACCGGCCAAATCAGAACCCACAGGATCCTAA
- the AKAP12 gene encoding A-kinase anchor protein 12 isoform X2 translates to MLGIITITVGQRESEDVSERDSEKDMAAGSVVVQDITKDGQEEMPETIEQIPSSESNLEELIQPTEAQANDVGFKKVFKFVGFKFTVKKDKTEKSDTVQLLTVKKDEGEGVGGADGAGDHQEPSQETGEATAKESELKQSTEKPEETLKSEQSSTQISLQAESGQAAEEGKDEGEEKQKEPTKSPDSPTSPVASETASPFKKFFTQGWAGWRKKTSFRKPKEDELEASEKKKEQEPEKVDTEGQEKTEDSPEKLAAPEQAHPPEPTDSANAARLSAEYEKVELPSEDQVQGPPEEKPAPLATEVFDDKVEIVAEVHVSMTEKTEEQRAEVEEVVEPLPSEKVAETPAEELVKTKDVCAPGGDHTRPSDLSPDDKVTTAHPEGVVSEVDMLSSQERIKVQGSPLKKLFTSTGLKKLSGKKQKGKRGGGDEESGEHHQVAAESPDSTDEQKGESSASSPEEPEEITCLEKGIADAHQDGEAEEGAVSDGEKKREGVTPWASFKKMVTPKKRVRRLSESDKEDELDKVKSATLSSTESAASELQEEAKGNGEEQKPEEPKRKVDTSVSWEALICVGSSKKRARKASSSDDEGEPKAVGGDSQKPDDAGKDKETGPDAALAGSQEHDQGPGSSSPEQAGSPTEGEGVSTWESFKRLVTPRKKSKSKLEEKSEESVTGSGVEHSASDAEPGKEESWVSIKKFIPGRRKKRSDGKPEQTAVEDAGPAEVNEEDSDVPAVVPLSEYDAVEREKIEAQQAQKSEEQPEQKAAVSVSEELSTDLVRGVTVTVLDGARALTNVEERSPSWISASVTEPLDETEDEAKPLTEDVFEGEVLAEETSVTKPLPEGQDAIDDTVVSEAELTSEAVTAAEATGALCAEEAAEASGAEETADMVSAVSQLTDSPDTTEVATPVQEVEGGVPRLEDQERRTQEVLQAVAEKVREESPLPDTRGPEDTTRTTRGVEAEIPEKVEEAEEDSQRQDLKKETEVALEERAQETKPETLAQGEVIVQATPESLEKVPQVTDSVESSELRTTCQAETLVGATSESILEQAVAPDSAETLTDSETNGSTPVADFEALHVTQPEQIPGMHEGPEVASGAPPQVTEAEAVPAPEEGPPAPSTFPSEEEDKGHSKMEEILERTDKEVSVEAVPTLSKTDVIEEEGQFADRESKDEALVDGPDVTAAPETTISQEETSDLALQDEATEDPEFQKKEDDTEVQSRTPSPSPVGRELVVQVEKEEIEAKPTQATEEELEQKPTVTVSEELSKELVQTVRVAVIDGEKEVTIWEESCPQLVEEAAVCTEVQVQSSEPLPLTAAVVEEKVLGEAVKSVDASETLEPAGAHLAPEEESSTKDEGLTAQPGAVEVPTGTEARPEPGPGTAPGTAPGTASAEPDGGTSAAPEGEKTTPQRQTSEEEDGPAACQEVPAREEDLKAENDLSKLQTESSKLVQNVIQTVVGQLGGAEETAADLQTQAQPLTADGQEASSEARPHVETEGGELQASAPDGTHTVDAKEEPPLTAVEQTPSEVSEASEAVSEAPEKITAIEVESSSVHDQQLEEAALPSEEKKETARTEPVPEDCDGAGSEGRIEESLFESQEDKKGDEVDDPESHHSCSPLEDSEAPGDVSQEAPDTDGPTGKKKEGGQEVEFQEAKVHSEPEDEIQTQTRDETQKQEGEPAKSEPTGS, encoded by the exons ATGCTGGGGATCATCACTATCACAG TTGGACAGAGAGAGTCTGAAGATGTGAGTGAAAGAGACTCAGAAAAAGACATGGCTGCTGGTTCCGTAGTTGTTCAGGACATCACAAAGGATGGGCAGGAGGAGATGCCTGAGACCATCGAACAGATTCCTTCTTCAGAAAGCAATTTAGAAGAGCTGATACAACCTACTGAGGCCCAGGCTAATGATGTTGGATTTAAGAAGGTGTTTAAGTTTGTCGGCTTTAAATTCACTGTAAAAAAGGATAAGACCGAGAAGTCTGACACTGTCCAGCTACTCACTGTCAAAAAAGATGAAGGTGaaggagtgggaggagcagatgggGCTGGTGACCACCAGGAGCCCAGCCAGGAGACTGGAGAAGCAACAGCCAAAGAAAGTGAACTGAAACAATCCACAGAGAAACCTGAAGAAACCCTTAAAAGTGAGCAAAGCAGCACACAAATTTCTCTTCAGGCTGAGTCTGGTCAAGCAGCAGAAGAAGGCAAAGATGAAGgcgaagaaaagcagaaagaaccCACCAAATCTCCAGACTCTCCCACTAGTCCAGTGGCCAGTGAAACAGCGTCACCCTTCAAAAAATTCTTCACTCAAGGTTGGGCCGGCTGGAGAAAAAAGACCAGTTTCAGGAAGCCTAAGGAGGATGAGCTGGAAgcttcagagaagaaaaaggagcaaGAGCCAGAAAAAGTAGACACAGAAGGACAGGAAAAGACCGAAGATTCCCCTGAGAAGTTGGCTGCCCCTGAACAGGCGCACCCACCGGAGCCCACCGACAGTGCTAACGCGGCCAGATTGTCAGCGGAATATGAAAAAGTGGAGCTGCCCTCTGAAGATCAAGTGCAGGGACCTCCTGAAGAGAAACCTGCCCCTTTAGCAACAGAAGTATTTGATGATAAAGTCGAGATTGTTGCCGAAGTCCACGTTAGCATGACAGAGAAGACCGAAGAGCAGAGAGCTGAGGTAGAAGAAGTAGTAGAGCCCTTACCATCTGAAAAAGTGGCGGAAACACCTGCTGAGGAGCTGGTGAAGACCAAAGACGTGTGCGCCCCTGGAGGGGACCACACCCGGCCAAGCGACCTAAGCCCCGATGACAAAGTGACGACTGCACACCCTGAGGGCGTCGTGAGTGAAGTGGACATGCTGTCCTCGCAAGAGAGAATAAAGGTGCAAGGAAGCcctttaaagaaactttttacTAGCACTGGCTTAAAAAAGCTttctggaaagaaacagaaagggaaaagaggaggaggggatgaaGAGTCGGGGGAACACCATCAAGTTGCAGCAGAGTCTCCAGACAGTACAGATGAACAGAAGGGCGAGAGCTCCGCTTCATCCCCTGAGGAACCAGAGGAGATTACGTGTCTGGAGAAAGGCATCGCGGACGCCCACCAGGATGGCGAAGCTGAGGAAGGAGCTGTTTCTgatggggaaaagaagagagaaggtgtTACTCCCTGGGCGTCTTTCAAGAAGATGGTGACGCCCAAGAAACGCGTTAGGCGGCTTTCAGAGAGTGATAAAGAAGATGAATTGGATAAAGTCAAGAGTGCCACCTTGTCTTCCACGGAGAGCGCGGCCTCTGAGTTGCAGGAGGAAGcgaaaggaaatggagaagagcAGAAACCAGAAGAACCGAAGCGCAAAGTTGACACTTCGGTATCTTGGGAAGCTTTAATTTGTGTGGGATCATCcaagaaaagagcaagaaaagcaTCATCTTCTGATGATGAAGGGGAACCAAAAGCCGTGGGAGGAGACAGCCAGAAACCAGATGATgcaggaaaagacaaagaaaccgGACCAGACGCTGCCCTTGCTGGTTCCCAAGAACATGATCAAGGGCCAGGAAGCTCCTCACCTGAGCAAGCTGGAAGCCCCACCGAAGGGGAGGGAGTTTCCACCTGGGAGTCCTTTAAACGATTAGTCACTCCAAGGAAAAAATCGAAGTCAAAACTGGAAGAGAAAAGTGAAGAGTCTGTAACTGGGTCTGGTGTAGAACATTCAGCTTCAGATGCAGAACCTGGGAAAGAAGAGTCTTGGGTTTCGATTAAGAAATTCATTCCCGGACGACGGAAGAAAAGGTCCGATGGGAAACCAGAACAAACCGCTGTGGAAGACGCAGGACCAGCAGAGGTCAATGAAGAGGATTCCGATGTCCCGGCCGTGGTTCCCCTGTCCGAGTATGATGCagtagaaagggagaaaatcGAAGCCCAGCAGGCCCAAAAAAGTGAGGAGCAGCCTGAGCAGAAGGCCGCTGTTTCTGTGTCAGAGGAGCTCAGTACGGATCTGGTACGTGGGGTCACGGTGACTGTCCTTGACGGGGCAAGGGCTCTTACCAATGTGGAAGAAAGGTCGCCATCTTGGATATCCGCTTCGGTGACAGAGCCTCTTGACGAAACGGAAGATGAAGCCAAACCCCTAACCGAGGACGTGTTTGAAGGAGAAGTCCTTGCAGAGGAAACCTCTGTTACCAAACCTCTACCAGAGGGTCAAGATGCCATTGATGACACAGTCGTGAGTGAGGCGGAATTAACTTCGGAAGCTGTGACAGCCGCGGAAGCTACCGGGGCCCTTTGTGCTGAAGAAGCAGCAGAGGCATCTGGTGCTGAAGAGACCGCCGACATGGTGTCCGCTGTTTCTCAGCTAACGGACTCTCCAGACACCACAGAGGTAGCAACGCCTGTTCAGGAGGTGGAAGGTGGCGTACCACGCCTCGAAGACCAAGAGAGGCGGACTCAAGAGGTCCTGCAGGCAGTTGcagaaaaagtgagagaagaaTCACCACTGCCTGACACCAGAGGGCCAGAAGACACCACTCGGACAACGCGGGGAGTAGAAGCCGAGATACCAGAGAAGGTGGAGGAAGCGGAAGAGGATTCACAAAGGCAAGACCTGAAGAAAGAGACGGAGGTAGCGCTGGAAGAACGTGCACAAGAAACTAAACCTGAGACTTTGGCACAAGGGGAAGTAATCGTACAGGCCACCCCAGAAAGCTTGGAGAAAGTTCCTCAAGTCACAGACAGCGTGGAGTCCAGTGAGCTTAGAACCACTTGTCAAGCTGAAACCCTGGTTGGGGCAACATCAGAATCGATTCTGGAACAGGCTGTTGCCCCGGACTCAGCTGAAACCCTCACAGACAGCGAGACCAACGGGAGCACCCCAGTAGCTGATTTTGAAGCTCTCCATGTAACACAACCAGAGCAGATCCCGGGGATGCACGAAGGTCCTGAGGTTGCATCGGGCGCACCGCCCCAGGTCACAGAAGCAGAGGCAGTTCCTGCACCCGAAGAGGGGCCTCCAGCACCTTCTACTTTCCCATCCGAAGAAGAAGATAAAGGACATTCAAAAATGGAAGAGATTCTAGAACGCACGGACAAAGAGGTATCGGTGGAAGCTGTACCCACTCTTTCAAAGACCGACGTGATAGAAGAGGAAGGCCAGTTCGCCGATAGGGAAAGCAAAGACGAAGCTCTCGTCGACGGCCCTGATGTGACAGCGGCCCCTGAAACAACCATCAGTCAGGAAGAGACGAGTGACCTTGCCCTTCAAGATGAAGCTACTGAAGACCCCGAATTTCAGAAGAAGGAGGATGATACCGAAGTCCAGAGCCGTACACCCTCTCCCAGCCCGGTGGGGAGGGAGCTGGTAGTTCAagtagaaaaggaggaaatagaagcaAAGCCAACCCAAGCCACCGAAGAAGAACTTGAGCAAAAACCCACCGTGACCGTCTCTGAGGAGCTTAGCAAGGAACTGGTGCAGACAGTTAGGGTGGCCGTCATCGACGGGGAAAAGGAGGTTACCATTTGGGAAGAAAGTTGTCCGCAGCTAGTTGAAGAGGCAGCGGTATGCACAGAAGTCCAAGTGCAGAGCTCTGAACCGTTACCTCTAACAGCCGCAGTGGTGGAGGAGAAGGTCTTGGGAGAAGCTGTCAAGAGTGTAGATGCCAGTGAGACCCTGGAACCTGCGGGCGCACATTTAGCCCCAGAAGAAGAATCCTCCACAAAGGATGAAGGCCTGACGGCCCAGCCAGGGGCGGTCGAGGTGCCCACGGGGACTGAGGCTCGGCCGGAACCTGGACCGGGAACTGCCCCGGGAACTGCCCCGGGAACCGCATCAGCTGAGCCTGACGGAGGCACGAGCGCTGCCCCGGAAGGAGAGAAAACCACCCCCCAGAGACAGACCTCAGAGGAAGAGGACGGGCCGGCTGCTTGCCAGGAAGTCCCGGCAAGAGAGGAGGATCTAAAGGCTGAAAACGACCTCTCGAAACTTCAGACCGAGAGTAGTAAACTTGTACAGAATGTGATCCAGACAGTTGTTGGTCAGTTAGGAGGCGCGGAAGAAACAGCCGCGGACCTCCAGACCCAGGCTCAGCCGCTGACGGCGGACGGCCAGGAGGCCAGCTCGGAGGCCAGGCCGCACGTTGAGACGGAAGGAGGCGAGCTTCAGGCCTCTGCACCAGATGGAACCCACACTGTTGACGCCAAAGAAGAACCCCCACTAACCGCCGTGGAGCAGACCCCTTCTGAGGTTTCTGAAGCCTCGGAAGCTGTGAGTGAAGCTCCAGAAAAGATCACAGCCATCGAGGTAGAAAGTTCAAGCGTCCATGACCAGCAGCTTGAAGAGGCAGCTCTCCcatctgaagaaaagaaagaaacagccaGAACCGAGCCTGTCCCAGAAGATTGTGATGGTGCCGGGTCAGAAGGAAGGATAGAGGAGTCGCTCTTTGAATCCCAAGAAGATAAAAAAGGTGATGAGGTTGATGACCCTGAGAGCCACCACTCGTGCTCACCCCTGGAAGATTCTGAGGCCCCAGGAGACGTAAGCCAAGAGGCCCCGGACACGGATGGACCAACAGGCAAAAAGAAGGAAGGTGGCCAGGAAGTAGAATTCCAGGAAGCCAAAGTCCACAGCGAGCCAGAAGATGAGATTCAAACCCAAACACGGGACGAGACACAGAAACAAGAGGGAGAACCGGCCAAATCAGAACCCACAGGATCCTAA